Genomic segment of Thermodesulfobacteriota bacterium:
TGATACTTTCAGGTTTCGCTCAAAACACATGGCAGCTAATACTCTTCTACAGCGTTTTTGTCGGTTTAGGCGATACAGTTTTATACATTACTTGTGTAGCAGTTGTCAGCAGATGGTTTACAAAGAAAAGAGCATTTGCAATAGGAATCATTACAACAGGAGTTCCTTTAAGCGGGCTTCTTACAAACCCACTTACGGCATCACTAATTAATAACCTGGGTCTAAGGCCAGCATTTATTGCGCTGGGCATAATAATGGTATTAGCGCTTTTGGCAGCTTTTGTGATGAGGGGATACCCTAAGGATTTAGGACTCTTGCCTTACGGTGAAGAGGACAATGGTAACAAAGAGAATGATGACAAAGCTGGGGTTCAAAATAGCAAGAATCAAGACTGGACTGCACTTGAAGCAATTTCAACACCGTTTTATTGGATTATGTACTTTATGTTTGTATTTGCTTTTATTACATTTCTCATCATCGTCACTCAGTTTTACAACTTTGAGATTGATTTAAAGATTTCTGCTCTTGCGGCCGCAGGCCCCCCTGCTGCAATCGGGCTAGGAAGTATTATAGGAAGAACAATACTTACTTCTCTCCTCTCTGAAGTGCTTGACTACAAAAAGGTTCTATTTGTTTGCCTCGTGGCTCAAGGAAGCTCTATATTCATTCTTCTTTCCTTTGACAAGATCTGGGCATTTTACCTATTTGGCCTGTTATTCGGATTTTTCTACAGTGCCTGCATACCGATCTTCCCTACTATTCTGGCGCGGTTTTTTGGCTTAAAAGCTATGGGAACTATCTATGGAATATTTGGAACTGCGTATTCAATAGCAGCAATTGGCGCTCCGCTGCTTGCTGGATATGTCTTTGATATAACCGGAAGTTACTATTATCCGTTCCTATTTGCCATATTATGTGCTTACTTAGCTGCCGCGGCAGCACTGTTCTTAAAACAGCCGACAAAAAAACCCGTACAAATTGAAACAGAATAAGATATACAAAAACTTTAGTGCTAAGATAAGTCTATGAGCAAGGAAGTATTAGAGTTAGTTAGAACCC
This window contains:
- a CDS encoding MFS transporter → MFGKKIYYGWYIVAASLLIIILDGLLLYSFGVFLPYINDEFGFTRTEGSALFSFRSIIAAPGFIIAGRLIDKYDPRVVIFGGGLLAAVGMILSGFAQNTWQLILFYSVFVGLGDTVLYITCVAVVSRWFTKKRAFAIGIITTGVPLSGLLTNPLTASLINNLGLRPAFIALGIIMVLALLAAFVMRGYPKDLGLLPYGEEDNGNKENDDKAGVQNSKNQDWTALEAISTPFYWIMYFMFVFAFITFLIIVTQFYNFEIDLKISALAAAGPPAAIGLGSIIGRTILTSLLSEVLDYKKVLFVCLVAQGSSIFILLSFDKIWAFYLFGLLFGFFYSACIPIFPTILARFFGLKAMGTIYGIFGTAYSIAAIGAPLLAGYVFDITGSYYYPFLFAILCAYLAAAAALFLKQPTKKPVQIETE